From one Haloferax marinisediminis genomic stretch:
- a CDS encoding acyl-CoA dehydrogenase family protein has product MLDYLELEADLTGEEKLVRDEARRFVEEKVKPDIGDHFEQGTFPMDLIPKMGELGFYAPNLEGYGLPGLGERAYGLLMQELEAGDSGLRSMASVQGSLVIYPIHAYGSDEQKERWLPALGNGEAVGCFGLTEPQHGSNPAGMETRAEKDADGYVLNGSKTWITNSPIADVAVVWARDVSADGSPVRGFLVETDLDGVTTNKIEDKLSMRASVTGEIGLDDVWVSEDDVLPGVEGMKGPLSCLTQARFGISWGVVGAARDAFEDALQYAKDREQFGGPIARFQLQQGKFAEMATQITNAQLQAHRLAELKERGDLRHQHVSMAKRHNVRVARDVTRTAREVLGGNGITTDYSPMRHMENIETVYTYEGTDDIHTLVIGADLTGIEAFE; this is encoded by the coding sequence ATGCTCGATTATCTGGAATTGGAAGCGGACCTGACTGGGGAAGAGAAACTCGTCCGCGACGAGGCTCGACGGTTCGTCGAAGAGAAGGTGAAGCCCGACATCGGCGACCACTTCGAACAGGGGACGTTCCCGATGGACCTCATCCCGAAGATGGGTGAGCTCGGCTTCTACGCACCCAACCTCGAGGGCTATGGGCTCCCCGGACTCGGTGAGCGTGCCTACGGCCTCTTGATGCAGGAACTCGAAGCAGGCGACTCTGGGCTCCGGTCGATGGCGAGCGTGCAGGGGTCGCTCGTCATCTACCCAATCCACGCCTACGGGTCCGACGAGCAGAAAGAGCGATGGCTTCCAGCACTCGGGAACGGTGAGGCCGTCGGTTGTTTCGGACTGACCGAACCGCAACACGGGTCGAATCCAGCGGGGATGGAGACACGCGCAGAGAAGGACGCCGATGGCTACGTCCTCAACGGGTCGAAGACGTGGATTACGAACTCCCCCATCGCGGACGTGGCCGTCGTCTGGGCGCGTGATGTGTCTGCCGACGGGTCACCAGTTCGTGGGTTCCTCGTCGAGACGGACCTCGACGGCGTGACGACGAACAAGATCGAGGACAAACTCTCCATGCGAGCGTCGGTGACGGGTGAAATCGGCCTCGACGACGTGTGGGTCTCCGAAGACGACGTACTCCCCGGTGTCGAAGGGATGAAAGGCCCACTGTCGTGTCTCACGCAGGCCCGATTCGGTATCTCGTGGGGTGTCGTCGGGGCGGCCCGCGACGCCTTCGAAGATGCGCTTCAGTACGCGAAAGACCGCGAGCAGTTCGGCGGCCCAATCGCACGATTCCAGCTCCAGCAGGGCAAGTTCGCCGAGATGGCGACGCAGATTACGAACGCCCAACTGCAGGCGCACCGCCTCGCCGAACTCAAAGAGCGCGGTGACCTCCGACACCAGCACGTGTCGATGGCGAAGCGGCACAACGTCCGCGTCGCGCGCGATGTGACACGGACCGCCCGTGAAGTGCTCGGTGGAAACGGTATCACCACCGACTACTCGCCGATGCGCCACATGGAGAACATCGAGACAGTGTACACCTACGAAGGAACCGACGACATCCACACGCTCGTCATCGGTGCTGACTTGACGGGAATCGAAGCGTTCGAATAA
- a CDS encoding DUF7853 family protein encodes MTTSAQDRPAALDLSREESWVVHAALLEAIERAVDADEDPKPAPGLLARVETGDEDFDSAELDYLVDALRAYRGTAPTRDQHYISHILDHIEAAQV; translated from the coding sequence ATGACTACATCGGCCCAGGACCGTCCCGCGGCGCTCGACCTCTCTCGTGAAGAGTCGTGGGTTGTTCACGCCGCCTTGCTCGAAGCGATCGAGCGGGCGGTTGACGCAGACGAAGACCCGAAACCAGCCCCCGGCCTGCTCGCACGGGTCGAAACGGGCGACGAAGACTTCGACAGCGCCGAACTCGACTATCTTGTAGACGCACTTCGTGCCTATCGGGGAACCGCCCCGACACGAGACCAACACTACATCTCGCATATCCTCGACCACATCGAGGCCGCACAGGTGTAG
- a CDS encoding type 1 glutamine amidotransferase, with protein sequence MTRPRFAFLDASHGDENTRRNFRRELDADLVEFDVTDGHLPDHFDYDGVVITGSSSSVYWDEAWIQNLVSYVSEADERDIPLLGVCFGHQVVAEALGGTVEDMGDFELGYSHIDRTTDDGADDLLAGLDEQFTVFTSHGDVVADLPPGAELLAENEFGVHAFRRTHAFGVQFHPEYDTKTAEKIARSKDFLPDEQIQGVLDGITPENYDAACKAKRLFDNFVAYVTRVRANSVEPAA encoded by the coding sequence ATGACTAGACCGCGATTTGCCTTCTTGGACGCCTCACACGGCGACGAGAACACGCGCCGTAACTTCAGGCGCGAACTGGATGCCGACCTCGTGGAGTTCGACGTGACCGACGGCCACCTTCCCGACCACTTCGACTACGACGGCGTCGTCATCACCGGGTCGTCGTCGTCCGTCTACTGGGACGAGGCGTGGATACAGAACCTCGTCTCGTACGTGTCTGAGGCCGACGAACGCGACATTCCGCTTCTCGGCGTCTGTTTCGGCCACCAGGTGGTCGCCGAAGCACTCGGCGGAACGGTCGAAGATATGGGCGACTTCGAGTTAGGATACAGCCACATCGACCGAACCACCGACGACGGCGCTGACGACTTGCTCGCCGGACTCGACGAGCAATTCACCGTGTTCACGTCGCACGGCGACGTCGTAGCCGACCTTCCGCCGGGTGCCGAACTCCTCGCGGAGAACGAGTTTGGCGTCCACGCCTTCCGCCGCACCCACGCCTTTGGCGTACAGTTCCACCCCGAGTACGACACCAAGACGGCCGAAAAAATCGCGCGCTCGAAGGACTTCCTCCCGGACGAGCAGATTCAGGGTGTCCTCGACGGTATCACCCCCGAAAACTACGACGCCGCCTGCAAGGCGAAGCGCCTGTTCGACAACTTCGTCGCCTACGTGACTCGGGTTCGGGCTAACTCGGTCGAACCTGCGGCCTAA